The following are encoded in a window of Balaenoptera ricei isolate mBalRic1 chromosome 1, mBalRic1.hap2, whole genome shotgun sequence genomic DNA:
- the NGF gene encoding beta-nerve growth factor, translating into MSMLFYTLITALWIGVQAEARTQSNVPAGHAIPQARWTNLQHSLDAALRRAHRGPAAAIAARVAGQTRKITVDPKLFKKRRLRSPRVLFSTQPPPVAADAQDLDLEAGGAAPFNRTHRSKRSSSHPVFHRGEFSVCDSVSVWVGDKATATDIKGKEVMVLGEVNINNSVFKQYFFETKCRDPNPVDSGCRGIDSKHWNSYCTTTHTFVKALTMDGKQAAWRFIRIDTACVCVLSRKAGRRA; encoded by the coding sequence ATGTCCATGTTGTTCTACACTCTGATCACAGCTCTTTGGATCGGCGTCCAGGCAGAAGCGCGCACCCAGAGCAATGTCCCAGCAGGACACGCCATCCCCCAAGCCCGCTGGACTAACCTTCAGCACTCCCTTGACGCAGCCCTGCGCAGAGCCCACCGCGGCCCGGCAGCCGCGATAGCCGCCAGGGTGGCAGGGCAGACCCGCAAGATCACCGTGGAccccaaactttttaaaaagcggCGCCTGCGTTCACCCCGCGTGCTGTTTagcacccagcccccacctgtgGCCGCGGACGCTCAGGATCTGGACTTGGAGGCCGGCGGGGCCGCCCCCTTCAACAGGACTCACAGGAGCAAGCGGTCGTCGTCCCACCCTGTCTTCCACCGGGGGGAGTTCTCGGTGTGCGACAGCGTCAGCGTGTGGGTGGGGGACAAGGCCACCGCCACGGACATCAAGGGCAAGGAGGTGATGGTGTTGGGAGAGGTGAACATCAACAACAGTGTATTCAAACAGTACTTTTTTGAGACCAAGTGCCGGGACCCCAATCCCGTCGACAGCGGATGCCGGGGCATCGACTCGAAGCACTGGAACTCATATTGTACCACGACCCACACCTTCGTCAAGGCGCTGACCATGGACGGCAAGCAGGCTGCCTGGCGGTTCATCCGGATCGACACGGCCTGCGTGTGTGTGCTCAGCAGGAAAGCTGGGAGGAGAGCCTGA